The window AACCGAATCAGCAACTAAGTATGTAACTAAGTACCTAGCTAAAACCGCAGTCCTTAGCGGGTAGTTCAGTCTTTGTTTGCAACTGTGGACATGCCAGACGGCGCATAATCGTCTGAAATAACGAGTAAATATGCAATCATCTCAATATACTCCCCATTAATTTTTTTAAAATCAGTCAATTGTCCAAGTTTTAATTGGACGTTCTAAATATACTATATATGAGTATATTATTTTGACTCTGCCAGATCCTCATGAGAAATTGCGCTTAAATTTTTGATTTTGACCGCGCTGCTCATATGTCTCACGTTTTTCTTGGGTTGTGGATTGGCAATTTATACCTTCCTCCATCTTCTGCAAAACCGTTCAATTTAGCTAGTACAGCGGTTCATATGCCACTTATCCAAATTTCGGATATTTCTCATCAGCATTTAAAACGTGCACATTCTTTTTTCTGTAATTTTTAGCTAAACACATGGGTATATGTGAGGAGCTACTTTCACTACCCATCGTAAGTCGTTAATTTATTGGAATATTCTCTTTTTCATTAGATTAGGTATGTGCGCTAAGTCCTTGACTTCATTAAAGAATTTCAAAAATTCATACTTAAATTCGCTTGACCCGCTTCAAGCGATCCTCTAAAGTGGGCAATAGTGTGAAAAAGTGTATTTTTGTGGTGAAAATAAAGTTTCTGAAAAGAATAATTCAGTAATTTGATCAAGATAAAAGGTTCAACGTGTTCCAAGGGGCGTCCTCACTCAATCTCGATGCAAAAGGCAGAATGACAGTTCCTGCCCGGCATCGCGACGCTCTCAGCCTGCAATGTGAAGGCCGTATCACTTTAACCCGTCATCCAGATGGTTGCTTGCTACTTTTTCCGCGCCCGACGTGGGAGGCGCACCGCGAGAAGATTGCTGCCTGGCCGATCCAGGCGCGTGATTGGAAGCGTATTTTTTTAGGCAATGCCTCGGACGTCGAGATGGATGGCGCTGGCCGCATCCTCGTAGCACCTGAATTACGCACCGCTGTCAACATGCAGCGTGATGTGATGTTGCTCGGCATGGGCACCCATTTTGAAATTTGGGATGCTGCCCGCCTCGCCGAGAACGAAACCAAAGCCATTGCCAGCGGGGCGCCTGACGCGCTCAGCAATTTCTCCTTCTGAGCGGCACAATGACTTTGACCTTAGCAGAAGATTACAAACACCAGACCGTGTTGCTGGATGAGGCTGTTGAGGCCTTGGACTTGACTGGCGAACGCGCCGCAGCTGTGATTGTTGACGGTACCTTTGGGCGTGGCGGACATAGTCGCAAAATCTTGCAACACTTAAATTCCTCCGGTCGGCTGATTGCATTTGACAAAGACACACAGGCGATTGCCAGTGCACAGCAAATTATTGATCCCCGTTTTGAAATCGTACACGACAGTTTTGCCACCATGGCAGAGGCTTTGCAAGAGCGCGATGTACGACAAGTGGATGGGATTTTGATGGATTTAGGCATCTCGTCGCCGCAAGTGGATGACGCGAGCCGCGGTTTTAGTTTTAGGGCAGATGGGCCGCTGGACATGCGCATGGATACCACTCGTGGCATCTCCGCAGCGGAGTGGCTGGCGACTGAAGATGAACAAATAATCAGGGAGGTTATAAAAAATTATGGGGAAGAACGGTTTGCTTTTCAGATTGCAAAGGCGATTGTTGCTCGCCGGGCGGTCCAGTCCATTTCAAGTACTCGACAACTTGCCGAGATCGTCGCAAACACCGTCAAAACTCGCGAGAAGGGCAAAGACCCGGCAACTCGCACCTTTCAGGCTATACGGATTTTCATCAATAAGGAGCTGGAAGATCTTGAAATAGGTTTGGCCGGGGCATACGCCAGCCTGGCACCTCATGGTCGCATGGTTGTAATCAGCTTTCATTCGCTGGAAGACCGCATTGTGAAGCAATTTTTTGCCTCCAAAGTGACCTTGCCGCAACCAGATCGCCGCTTGCCGATTCGCTCTGTTGATTTGCCGCAGCCAGAGATGAAGCTGATCAAAAAAATCAAACCCTCAGATGCAGAAGTCACGGCCAATCCCCGAGCACGCTCGGCTATTTTGCGTGTGGCAGAACGTTTGCCTGTGCATATTCTCGGCGGTGGAAAATGAGCGGGCGCTTAAATTTTTTGCTTGGCGCTGTGCTTATGATGTGTGCACTGTCTTTGATTAATTCCCAGTACCAGGCGCGTCGCTTATTTATCGAATTGGAGCGCGCACAAGCTGCCGCCAGGCAATACGAGTTGCAATGGACGCAGCTAAAACTGGATCAATCTACTTTTGGCAAGCATGCACGTATTGAAGAGAACGCCAGTAAAGAACTGAATATGGTGCCGGTCACGCCTGACCGTACACAATACTTGACTGCAGCGGGGCTGAAATGAGTCGCTCATCCGGCAGTTCACGTACTGCGGCAGCGAAAGGCGTTCCCTTTTCGTCTAGCCCATTATTGGTTGTTAAGTTACCAGTCTGGCGTTCGCGCTTAGTTTTATTTTTCTTATTTATCGCTTTCCTGGCATTGATGGCGCGCGCCCTGTGGTTGCAAGGGATGACGACAGAATTTTTACAAAAGCAGGGCGCCAGTCGTTACACCCGCACCTTGGAGTTGCCCGCAACTCGCGGCAGGATTACTGACAGAAGCGGCCAGGTATTGGCATCCTCTGTGCCAGTCAAAGCCGTATGGGCGATTCCTGATGATGTGTTGGAAGCGCCAAAAGAAAAATTACTTCAACTCGCCGGTTTGCTAGAAATGACCGAGGCTGAGTTACGTAAAAAACTAGATTCGGATCGTCAATTTGTATACCTCAAACGGCAAGTAGATGCCGACATCGCAGAAAAAATTGTCGCACTCGGTATTTCCGGTATAGAAACCCGTAAAGAATATAAGCGCTTTTATCCCGAGGGTGAAGTGATGGCGCATGTCGTCGGCTTTACTAATGTCGAAGATATAGGCCAAGAGGGAATAGAGCTGGCATCAGAAAGAAATCTGGCTGGTAAGACAGGAAATCGTCGTGTCATCAAAGATCGTCTGGGTCGTATCGTTGAAGATATCGAGGCGATTCGTGAGCCGCATGATGGCAAGGATTTGACTTTGTCTATTGATAGCAAAATTCAATACATCGCTTACACCCATCTAAAAGAAGCGATAGAAAAACATAAAGCTAAAGCGGGCGGTGCGGTTGTCTTGGATGCCAGGACGGGTGAGGTTCTAGCTTTAGTCAATCTGCCTTCCTATAACCCGAATGATCGTTCTGTGTTGACTGGTGCGCAATTGCGTAATCGGGTGATGACCGATACGTTTGAGCCTGGTTCTACGATGAAGCCGTTTACGATTGCGCTGGCGCTCGAGACTGGACGTGTTACGCCGGAGACGCAGATTCAGACTGCACCTGGTACCATGACGATTGGTGGTAGGACCATCGGTGATGCACATAAAGAAGGTATTTTGAGCGTCGCTCAAGTCATACAAAAATCATCGAATATCGGGACTGCAAAAATCGCTTTGCAAATGCCGCCACGAGAGATGTGGGAACTGTTCACTACAGTCGGTTTTGGGCAGCAACCAAAATTTGGTTTTCCGGGTGCGGTTGCCGGACGCTTGCGCAACTTTAAAACTTGGCGTCCGATCGAGCAGGCGACGATGAGTTACGGTCACGGTGTTTCTGTCTCATTAATTCAGATAGCGCGTGCCTACATGATTTTTGCCCGTAACGGCGACATCATTCCCTTGACCTTCCAGCGCTCAGAAGTATTGCCTGTGGCACATCGGGTGATTTCAGAAAAAACGGCACAACAAGTGCGTCTGATGATGGAATCGGTAACGGAGCCTGGCGGTACCGCAACGCAGGCGCGCATTGCCGGTTATCGGGTAGCTGGTAAAACTGGTACGGCTTACAAGATAGAAGGCGGTCACTACGTCAAAAAATATGTGGCTGACTTTGTTGGCTTTGCCCCGGTATCTAATCCCCGGGTGATTGTTGCAGTGATGGTAGATGAGCCAACAGCCGGTGGTCACTTTGGAGGTACGGTTGCTGCTCCGGTATTTGCTGCGATTACCGCCAATGTATTACGGTCGATGAATGTTTCCCCCGATTCTAATGTCACCAGCATCATTCCTGACAATAGCGTAGAGGAGAGCATGTAATGATCGACCATAAAGAATCCATGACAGAAATTTTACAATGGCTAAGACAGCTTCCTGCTGTAACGCCGCTTTCACAACTCAGTTCCGATTCGCGCGCGATTGCTGCGGGCGATGTATTTTTTGCTTTCCCAATCGCTGGTAGCTCTGGTGATGGGCGCCGGCATATTCAAGATGCGATTGCTAATGGTGCTGCTGCAGTGGTGTTTGAATCAGATGATTTTGAAGCAGAAAAGTTTGTTTGGGATGCGGCATGGCCAGTGCCGCACAAATCAATCCCGCAACTACAAGCCAAAGCGGGCGAGATTGCGCATGTCTGGTATGCACAGCCTGATCGTGACATGCTGACCGTTGCGGTGACCGGTACAAATGGCAAAACATCTTGCTCGCAATGGTTGGCAAAAGCCCTGTCCTTGACAGGAAAACCTAGTGCGGTTATCGGCACTTTAGGTGTTGGCAATTATAAAGACGGCGTACTACATAATTTGGTTGAAACAGGCTTTACAACGCCAGATGCGATTCAATTACAGCGTCGTCTTGCAGATTTGCGAGATACCGGCGCCAAGGCTCTGGCGATCGAAGCATCTTCAATTGGTTTGCATCAAGGTCGTTTAAATGGTCTGCATGTTGACGTTGCGTTGTTGACCAATTTGACCCGTGATCACCTTGATTACCATGGCGATATGGCGGCATATGCTGCTGCCAAAACCATGTTGTTTGATTGGCCGGATTTGGGCGTAGCAGTACTCAATCTGGATAATGCTTATGGCGTCCAGTTAGTACAACATCTCAAAACGACTCAGCAAAAAACAAAGGTATTAGCTTATAGCCTTGAGCATAAAGAGCATCATGATGCCGCAGTTATCTTTGCAAGTAATGTTCGCACGCAACACTCTGGTACCAGCTTCCATGTGGACTCCCCCTATGGTTCCGGTCTGGTAAAAACGCAAATGATAGGCCGCTTTAATGTAAGCAACATACTGGGTGTACTGAGTGTTTTGTTGGCGACGGGAGTTGTTTGGAGTAAGGCCGTTTCAGTTATTGAAAAACTGACTTCTGTTCCAGGGCGTATGCAACAGCTTGGTACGCCAGGTCATGTCATGGTGATCATCGACTATGCACATACTCCTGATGCTTTAGAAAAAACTATACAGACACTGCAACAAGTCGCGTCAGAGCGCCATGGCGGACTATGGTGTGTATTTGGTTGTGGTGGTGATCGTGACCCGGGCAAGCGTCCTCAAATGGGTAAGATCGCGCAACAGGCGCAGCATGTAGTGGTTACTAGTGATAATCCCCGTACAGAAAATCCCTCTCAAATCATTGCGCATATTTTGCAGGGCATGAGTGATAAGCCTCAGGTCATAGAGGATCGCGCAGCGGCGATCCTATTTGCGATTAAGCATGCGGGTAATAATGATGTGGTGCTGTTAGCGGGTAAGGGGCACGAAAGCTATCAAGATATTAATGGTAAAAAATGGCCGTTCTCTGATGAAGAACATGCATCGTTAGCATTAGCCACCGTTGCCACTAGCGGCAATATGAAGAGGGGCAACTGATGCGCGCGACTCTTCGCCAATTGCAAGCCGCTGTTAATGGCTCTCAATTCCATGCAGTTGGGTCTCAGGCAAATACAAGCTTAGCAATTGAAATTACTGGTTTAACGACGGATAGCCGTAAGGTCAAAGCCGGCGATTTATTTATTGCCTTGCGTGGTGAGCATTTTGATGCACATGATTTTTTGCACGATGTAGTTTCAAAAGGTGCAGCAGCAGTTGTAGTGGATCACTTGCCAGCAGATGTGAGTGGTTCTGAATTCAAAGTGCCAGCGCTAATCGTGCCAAATACACTGACGGCTTTGCAAGAAATTGGACGTTATTGGCGTCAACAATTTACCTTGCCTGTTATTGCCGTTACGGGTAGTAACGGTAAAACCACGGTTAAGGAAATGATCGCATCCATCCTTAATACCTATGTTGGAGCAGAACATAATCTTGCTACTAACGGTAATTTAAACAATGAAATTGGTGTGCCACTGACCGTTTTACGCTTGACCGAGACCCATCGTACAGCGGTGTTTGAACTAGGGATGAATCATCCTGGCGAGATCGCCGTGCTGGCATCTATTGCGCAAGCGACGGTTGCTCTGGTCAATAATGCCCAGCGCGAGCATCAAGAATTTATGCAAACTGTGCAAGCTGTGGCAGAAGAAAACGGTATGGTATTACGCCAACTTCCGGCTGATGGTGTCGCGGTATTTCCAGCAGATGATATGTATTCTGATTTATGGCGCAGTTACGCTACAGAGAGCGGACAGCGAAAAATTGTGAGCTTCGGCCTAAGCGAAGATGCCGATGTTAGTGCAACTTATGTAGCACAAACATTTGGCAGCAAATTGCAAATGCGTATTGGGACGAATCGTTTTACCGTCAATCTGGCCGCGGCTGGTATTCATAATGTACGCAATGCTTTAGCCGCAGCGGCTTGCTGCCATAGCATTGGTGTGCCGAACGATATTATTGCCCTAGGTTTGCAAGCGTTTCGCCCAGTCAATGGTCGCCTGCAAAATAAGCAGGCACACAACGGCGCCACGATTATCGACGACACTTATAACGCCAATCCAGACTCAGTACGCGCAGCGATTGCGGTGCTTGCGGGGCAAACCAACAAAAATAATGAAGACCATATTTTAGTCTTGGGTGATATGGGCGAGGTTGGCGACGAAGGTATTGCATTCCATGAAGAAATCGGTAACTACGCGCGCGAATCGGGCATTAGTAGCTTATTGACTCTTGGTGATCTGGCTAAGTATGTAGCTGACGTATTTGGCCGCGGGGCACAACATTTTGATGATGTTGACGCTTTATGCGCAACTTTAGATACGCTGATTCATCCTCATAGTACGGTCTTAATCAAGGGTTCTCGTTTCATGAAAATGGAAAGAGTCGTTGCGCATTTAACTAAACAACAAACTATAGGAAGTCACTAACATGTTGCTTTGGTTAGCAGAATTTTTTAAGCAAGATATCGGATTTTTACGAGTCTTTGGTTTTATTACTTTTCGTGCGGTATTCGCTACGCTGACAGCGATCTCTATTGGTATTTTTGCTGGTCCTGCCGTGATCCGCATGCTGACTCGTTTGAAGGTCGGACAAGCGGTTCGTACTGATGGTCCACAAACGCATTTAGTTAAATCGGGTACGCCAACTATGGGTGGTGTATTGATCCTAATTTCCATCGGTATTTCTACTTTGCTGTGGGCTGATCTGAGTAATCGCTTTGTTTGGATTGTTCTGATTGTCACTTTAGGTTTTGGTGCTATTGGCTGGGCTGATGATTATCGTAAGGTTGTTTATAAAGACCCAGAGGGCATGCGATCGAGAGAAAAATATTTCTGGCAGTCGTTGATCGGTATTGTCGCAGCGTTTTATCTCGCCTTTACGGTCTCTGCTCCGTCCAATACCAAAGTATTGGAATTGTTTGTCGCTTGGGTGCAATCAGGTTTTAGTATGGACTTGCCGCCAAAGGCTGATTTGATTGTGCCTTTCTTCAAATCTATCAGTTATCCCTTAGGTGTCTGGGGCTTTATAGGGCTGACTTATTGCGTGATTGTTGGTACTAGTAACGCCGTTAATTTTACTGATGGCTTAGATGGTCTGGCCATCATGCCCACCATCATGGTGGGTTCTGCTCTGGGTCTATTTGCCTATCTGACTGGTAACGTTGGTTATGCCAAATATCTGTTGATTCCGCATATCCCAGGCGCAGGTGAGCTATTGATTTTTTGCGGTGCAATGGCTGGTGCTGGTCTGGCTTTCTTATGGTTTAACGCACATCCCGCGCAGGTCTTTATGGGCGACGTTGGGGCGCTCGCGCTCGGTGGTGCACTCGGCACCGTCGCGGTGATCGTTCGTCAAGAAATTGTTTTGTTCATCATGGGCGGTATTTTTGTTGTTGAGACAGTGTCCGTCATGTTGCAAGTTGGGTATTTTAAATTTACTAAAAAGCGATATGGCGTTGGTCGCCGATTATTTCTAATGGCTCCCTTACACCATCATTTTGAACAAAAGGGCTGGAAAGAAACGCAGGTAGTTGTGCGCTTTTGGATCATTTCCATGATGTTGGTATTAGTTGGTTTGTCCTCACTGAAATTGCGATAAGTAAAATGGATTTTTCAGGCAAACATGTCTTGGTATTAGGCTTGGGCGAAACCGGGCTAGCAATGGCGCAGTGGCTGCTGCGCTGTGGCGCACGTTTGCGTGTTGCTGATACACGGACTGCCCCTGATCTTTTAGCTATATTGACTTCTTTATCTGCGTCGATCGAGTTTGTCGGTGGCGAATTTACGACCTCTTTATTAGAGTCTATTGATGTAGTTGCCGTTAGTCCCGGCTTGTCGCCTTTGCGTGAACTGGCAAGTTTGTTGCCAGAAGCGAAGCAGAAAAATATTCCGGTCTGGGGTGAGATTGAATTATTCGCGCAAGCCTTAGAGGCTTTGAAAGCGGAGCGTAATTACACACCGAAAATCATCGCGATTACAGGCACTAATGGCAAAACTACAGTCACTAGTTTAGTCGGTCAATTATGTGAACGTGCGGGTTTGACGACTAAGCTTGCTGGCAATATTAGTCCCGCGGTGCTCGATGTACTGCGAGAAGAATTAGAGAGAGAAGAGCTGTCGCACGAAGGATTGGAGTGTGGAAGCTTGCCTCAAGTATGGGTGCTGGAGTTGTCTAGTTTTCAGCTGCACACGACTTATAGTCTAAATGCTGATGTTGCGACGGTGCTGAATATCACGCAAGACCATCTGGACTGGCATGGGGATTTGGCAGCGTATTGCACGGACAAGGCACGTATTTTTGGCGCACAAACTTTACAAGTACTTAATCGTGATGATGCCTTGGTCATGGCCATGGCTAAGCCAGATAGTAACTTCATCACTTTTGGCGTAAATGCACCGCTACAAGCGAATGATCTGGGACTATTAAACGAGCATGGTATGACCTGGTTGGCAACCGCAATACCCGCTGAAGATGCGCCTGTACTTAGTCGTCGCAAGAAAAAAGAAGTGATAGATATCCCTGTAAGTATGTCGCGTCTGATGCCAGTCGATGCACTCAAAATACGTGGCCAACACAATGCAGCCAATGTATTAGCCGCATTAGCTTTATGTCGCGCTATCGGATTATCGTTTGCTCCTTTATTACATGGCGCACGTGAATATCAAGGTGAGCCACATCGGGTAGAGCTAGTTGCCAGCATTGCTGGTATCGATTATGTCGACGATAGCAAGGGTACGAATGTCGGCGCAACAGTCGCCGCGTTAAAAGGATTAGGCCAAGAACTACTTGTATCAAACGATCAGCAAAAACGCATTCTTTTGATCGCTGGCGGTGATGGCAAGGGCCAAGACTTTTCACCTTTGGCGAGTGTGATTGCGCAGTATGCCAAAGCCGTATTTTTGATCGGTAAAGATGCGGGCGAGATTCGTAATGCAGCTCAAATCAGTCAGGTAGATATGATTGATTACGCTAGCCTGGAACTGGCAGTGCAGGCCGCGTCTGAGCAGGCAGTAGAAGGCGATATTGTCTTGTTATCGCCCGCCTGTGCGAGCTTAGACATGTTCCGCAATTATGCGCATCGTGCAGATGTATTTATTGATGCGGTAAAAGAAATTGGTCTGGCACGCGGGGAGATATTCTGATGAAGCAAGCCATTTTGTCGCTGGGTAAGTGGCTGCCGTTTACGGCAGAGCCAGTTATTGCATCACATTTGGCCAAGCGTTCCAAGATGATGGAGTACGACCAGGCTTTAGTTTGGGTGACATTGATCTTGATGTTGTTCGGTATGGTGATGGTCTACTCTGCTTCAATTTCTTTGCCGGATTCACCTAAATATACTAATTATAAAAGCTATCATTTTTTACTGCGGCAGGCGATGTTTATCAGTGTCTCTTTAGTCGCTGGCTTATTTGTGTTTCGTATCAAGATCGCCACCTGGCAAAAGTGGGCACCTTATTTGTTTGTGGTCACTTTGATTTTGCTGGTAGCAGTGTTGGTACCTGGTTTAGGCAAAGGAGTGAATGGCGCTAAACGTTGGCTATCGTTCAAGGTATTCAATCTTCAGCCTTCAGAATTGATGAAGCTGTTTATTGTTTTGTATGCTGCCGATTACACAGTGCGCAAACAAGAATATATGCACAAACTCACCAAAGGATTTTTGCCAATGACAGCGGCGGTGGGTGTTGTCGGTTTGTTGTTATTGCTGGAGCCTGATCTTGGCGCCTTTGGTGTGATCGTCTGTATCGCCATGGGCATTTTATTTTTAGGTGGAATTAATATTGTTTGGTTTGGGGGTATTGCAGCTACCTTGGTTGGTATTTTTACTCTTGTGATCGTGCTGACTCCTTGGAGACGTGAGCGAAGCTTTGCTTATCTCAGTCCGTTTGATGAAGACCATGCACTGGGTAAAGCCTATCAATTAACACATTCGCTAATTGCATTTGGCCGCGGTGAATTATTTGGTGTCGGTTTGGGAGCAAGTGTCGAAAAGCTACATTACTTGCCAGAAGCACATACCGATTTTTTACTGGCAGTCATTGGCGAAGAATTGGGATTTGCTGGCGTACTAGTCGTGATTTTATTGTTCTACTGGATATTAAAACGGGCCTTTGAAATCGGTCGTCAGGCAATCGCATTGGATTTGACATTTGCTGGTTTAACCGCAAAGGGGATTGGTATCTGGATCGGCGTACAGGCATTCATTAATATGGGCGTCAATTTGGGCTTACTACCCACTAAGGGTTTAACTTTGCCTTTAATGAGTTATGGCGGTTCTGGTGTATTGATTAATTGTGTGGGCTTAGCGATATTGCTCAGAATAGATTATGAAAACCGGCTCCTGATGCGTGGGGGGCGGCTATGACACAAAAGAAACTCATGATCATGGCTGCTGGTACTGGGGGACATATTTTCCCGGGCTTAGCGATTGCGGAAACGATGAAAGCGCGTGGCTGGCAAGTCTCTTGGCTTGGTACTAGCAGTGGTATGGAAAACCAGATTGTTCCTCAGCACGGTGTGGCAATGGATACCATTACATTTACCGGTATGCGTGGCAAAGGCTTGATACATACATTCAGTGGCGCTTTTAAATTAGCCCTTAGTTTCTTTAGTTGCCTAAAAATTTTGGGGCAGCGACAACCCGACGTAGTCCTGGGTATGGGTGGTTATGTGACCGTCCCAGGCGGTGTGATGGCGGCCTTGCGTGGCAAACCAGTCGTGCTCATGAATGCTGACTCTGCCTTGTTATTGTCGAATAAATTATTGCGCCCTTTAGCTAAACGCGTGCTATTCGGTTTGCCGTCTAGCGGTCTCGTTAATCATAATAAAGCTCAGGTCACTGGCAATCCTATACGTACTGAAATCTGTATTCTGCCAGAACCTGCGAAGCGTTATATAACAAGGACAGGACCATTAAAAATATTAGTCGTCGGCGGTAGCCTTGGCGCACAAGCCTTAAACACAAATTTACCTGCCGCATTGGCACTGATCCCAGAACAAGACCGTCCATTAGTTACGCACCAATCGGGAAAAAAACATATTGATGCTTTACGTGCAAGCTATGCCACGTATGGTGTACGAGCAGAAGTATTGGATTTTATTGATGATATGCCGCGTCGATATGCTGATGCTGATCTGGTTATTTGCCGAGCTGGTGCAATCACCATATCGGAACTGACAGCAGCTGGTGTTGCTAGTATTTTAGTGCCGTTCGTTGCGTCCAGTACGTCACATCAGAAGGACAATGCACAATGGATGGCGCAGCAGAAAGCGGCAGTTTATTTACCGCAGCGCGAATTAAATCCAGCTGACTTAGCGGCAAAGTTACAAAGCATCACGAGAGAACAATGTTTGGCGATGGCTGAGACTGCTTATAGTTTAGGTCAACGTCAAGCTAATGAAACTATTGCAAAAGTATTAGAGCAGTTAGCCTGAAAAAATATGAAACATAAAGTCAAACACATTCATTTTGTCGGTATCGGTGGCTCCGGAATGAGCGGTATTGCCGAGGTCTTACTTAATCTGGGCTACACGATTTCTGGTTCGGATTTAGGTAGTAACGCGGCTTCACAAAGATTAGCCAGTCTGGGCGCAAAAGTGATGCTTGGACACGCAGCAGACAATATTGCGGGGGCCGATGCAATCGTCACTTCCACTGCGGTCAAAGCGGATAATCCTGAAGTTGTTGCCGCACGAGAAAAGCATATACCTATCGTTCCAAGAGCATTAATGCTGGCCGAGTTAATGCGTTTAAAAAGCGGTATCGCAATTGCAGGCACTCACGGCAAGACTACTACGACAAGTCTCGTTGCCAGTATTCTGGCTGAAGGTGGTTTTGATCCAACGTTTGTTATTGGCGGTCGTTTAAATAGTGCCGGTGCTAATGCCAAGCTCGGTAGTGGTGATTTTATTGTGGCA of the Undibacterium sp. 5I1 genome contains:
- the murD gene encoding UDP-N-acetylmuramoyl-L-alanine--D-glutamate ligase codes for the protein MDFSGKHVLVLGLGETGLAMAQWLLRCGARLRVADTRTAPDLLAILTSLSASIEFVGGEFTTSLLESIDVVAVSPGLSPLRELASLLPEAKQKNIPVWGEIELFAQALEALKAERNYTPKIIAITGTNGKTTVTSLVGQLCERAGLTTKLAGNISPAVLDVLREELEREELSHEGLECGSLPQVWVLELSSFQLHTTYSLNADVATVLNITQDHLDWHGDLAAYCTDKARIFGAQTLQVLNRDDALVMAMAKPDSNFITFGVNAPLQANDLGLLNEHGMTWLATAIPAEDAPVLSRRKKKEVIDIPVSMSRLMPVDALKIRGQHNAANVLAALALCRAIGLSFAPLLHGAREYQGEPHRVELVASIAGIDYVDDSKGTNVGATVAALKGLGQELLVSNDQQKRILLIAGGDGKGQDFSPLASVIAQYAKAVFLIGKDAGEIRNAAQISQVDMIDYASLELAVQAASEQAVEGDIVLLSPACASLDMFRNYAHRADVFIDAVKEIGLARGEIF
- the ftsW gene encoding putative lipid II flippase FtsW — translated: MMEYDQALVWVTLILMLFGMVMVYSASISLPDSPKYTNYKSYHFLLRQAMFISVSLVAGLFVFRIKIATWQKWAPYLFVVTLILLVAVLVPGLGKGVNGAKRWLSFKVFNLQPSELMKLFIVLYAADYTVRKQEYMHKLTKGFLPMTAAVGVVGLLLLLEPDLGAFGVIVCIAMGILFLGGINIVWFGGIAATLVGIFTLVIVLTPWRRERSFAYLSPFDEDHALGKAYQLTHSLIAFGRGELFGVGLGASVEKLHYLPEAHTDFLLAVIGEELGFAGVLVVILLFYWILKRAFEIGRQAIALDLTFAGLTAKGIGIWIGVQAFINMGVNLGLLPTKGLTLPLMSYGGSGVLINCVGLAILLRIDYENRLLMRGGRL
- the murG gene encoding undecaprenyldiphospho-muramoylpentapeptide beta-N-acetylglucosaminyltransferase codes for the protein MTQKKLMIMAAGTGGHIFPGLAIAETMKARGWQVSWLGTSSGMENQIVPQHGVAMDTITFTGMRGKGLIHTFSGAFKLALSFFSCLKILGQRQPDVVLGMGGYVTVPGGVMAALRGKPVVLMNADSALLLSNKLLRPLAKRVLFGLPSSGLVNHNKAQVTGNPIRTEICILPEPAKRYITRTGPLKILVVGGSLGAQALNTNLPAALALIPEQDRPLVTHQSGKKHIDALRASYATYGVRAEVLDFIDDMPRRYADADLVICRAGAITISELTAAGVASILVPFVASSTSHQKDNAQWMAQQKAAVYLPQRELNPADLAAKLQSITREQCLAMAETAYSLGQRQANETIAKVLEQLA